In a single window of the Streptomyces sp. NBC_00285 genome:
- a CDS encoding glycoside hydrolase family 43 protein: protein MTSATSPVIPGFHPDPSVCRVGEDYYLVCSSFEYFPGLPVFHSRDLVNWTQIGNALDRPSQLDLPPDTPSSGGLYAPTLRHHDGRFWLIVTNVASGGGNMVYTATDPAGPWSDPVRVPGVPGIDPDLAWDEDGTCWCTYAGVAQVRLDPSTGEILGEPYPVWSGTPGATAPEAPHLYRIGDHWYLMLAEGGTERGHSVSIARGPSPSGPFEPCPANPILTHRGTSKPVQNTGHADLVQAPDGSWWMLLLAVRPQGGTPGWHVLGRETFLAPVSWEDGWPVIGEVGVERAELPWPVAAPTPEPERDDFEPGDLAHHWISLRDRPTELVSTKERDSWLTLRARGASLDEPDVVLLGRRQQHLAFRARTLIDTAEGSGGLAVRLDEFHHYSIEATPGGRLSVIARIGSLRTITAEHTLPAGPVTLFVRTGPAPEPHCARTGPDSLVFGFESADGTATDLATLDGRYLSTEVAGGFTGRVISLYAATGTTHFDWFDYAPLVR from the coding sequence ATGACCTCCGCCACCAGCCCGGTGATCCCGGGCTTCCATCCCGACCCCAGCGTCTGCCGGGTCGGCGAGGACTACTACCTCGTCTGCTCCAGCTTCGAGTACTTCCCCGGCCTGCCCGTCTTCCACAGCCGCGACCTGGTCAACTGGACCCAGATCGGCAATGCCCTGGACCGCCCCAGCCAGCTCGACCTCCCTCCGGACACCCCCTCCTCCGGCGGCCTGTACGCCCCTACCCTGCGCCACCACGACGGTCGCTTCTGGCTGATCGTCACCAATGTCGCCTCCGGCGGCGGCAACATGGTCTACACCGCGACCGACCCGGCAGGCCCCTGGTCCGATCCCGTCCGCGTCCCCGGCGTCCCCGGCATCGACCCCGACCTCGCCTGGGACGAGGACGGCACCTGCTGGTGCACCTACGCCGGGGTCGCCCAGGTCCGCCTCGACCCCTCTACCGGCGAAATCCTCGGCGAGCCCTACCCCGTCTGGTCCGGCACCCCCGGCGCCACCGCGCCCGAGGCGCCGCACCTCTACCGCATCGGCGACCACTGGTACCTGATGCTCGCCGAGGGCGGCACCGAACGCGGCCACAGCGTCTCCATCGCCCGCGGCCCCTCCCCCAGCGGCCCCTTCGAGCCGTGCCCGGCCAACCCGATCCTCACTCACCGCGGCACCAGCAAGCCGGTCCAGAACACCGGCCACGCCGACCTGGTGCAGGCGCCCGACGGCAGCTGGTGGATGCTGCTGCTGGCCGTCCGGCCCCAGGGCGGCACCCCCGGCTGGCACGTACTCGGCCGCGAGACCTTCCTGGCCCCGGTCAGCTGGGAGGACGGCTGGCCCGTGATCGGCGAGGTCGGCGTGGAGCGCGCCGAGCTGCCCTGGCCGGTGGCGGCCCCCACCCCCGAGCCGGAGCGGGACGACTTCGAGCCGGGCGACCTGGCACACCACTGGATCTCCCTGCGCGACCGGCCCACCGAGCTGGTCAGCACCAAGGAGCGCGACAGCTGGCTGACCCTGCGCGCCCGCGGCGCCTCCCTGGACGAGCCCGACGTGGTCCTGCTGGGCCGCCGCCAGCAGCACCTCGCCTTCCGTGCCCGCACCCTGATCGATACGGCCGAGGGCAGCGGGGGGCTCGCCGTGCGCCTGGACGAGTTCCACCACTACAGCATCGAGGCGACCCCCGGGGGCCGACTCTCGGTCATCGCCAGGATCGGCTCGCTGCGCACCATCACCGCCGAACACACCCTCCCGGCAGGCCCGGTGACCCTCTTCGTCCGCACCGGACCCGCCCCCGAGCCGCACTGCGCGCGCACCGGCCCGGACTCCCTTGTCTTCGGCTTCGAGTCCGCCGACGGAACGGCGACCGACCTGGCCACCCTGGACGGCCGCTACCTCTCCACCGAGGTCGCCGGCGGCTTCACCGGACGCGTCATCAGCCTCTACGCCGCCACCGGGACCACCCACTTCGACTGGTTCGACTACGCACCCCTGGTTCGCTAG
- a CDS encoding DUF5060 domain-containing protein yields the protein MTFAERTDPNPATEPHTPWSPVDIAFEAAQDHQSPYTEVELEAEFRHPASGTVVRKPAFWDGGRRWAVRFASPGLAGEWSWRTVSSVADPGLHGRTGTLTIGETDPAAASPFRRHGFWRMSPGGRSLVHADGTPALIAAATAWGLPWRATAEQARTYAVDRAAKGAARA from the coding sequence GTGACCTTCGCCGAGAGAACGGATCCCAACCCCGCGACCGAGCCCCACACCCCCTGGTCCCCGGTGGACATCGCGTTCGAAGCCGCGCAGGACCACCAATCCCCGTACACCGAGGTCGAGTTGGAGGCCGAGTTCAGACACCCCGCCAGCGGAACGGTCGTCCGCAAGCCGGCCTTCTGGGACGGCGGCCGCCGCTGGGCCGTCCGCTTTGCCTCACCCGGACTGGCCGGTGAGTGGAGCTGGCGGACCGTCAGCAGCGTGGCGGATCCGGGACTTCACGGCCGTACGGGAACCCTGACCATCGGCGAGACGGACCCCGCCGCCGCCTCCCCCTTCCGCCGCCACGGCTTCTGGCGGATGTCACCGGGCGGCCGCAGCCTCGTGCACGCCGACGGCACGCCCGCCCTCATCGCCGCCGCCACGGCGTGGGGCCTGCCCTGGCGCGCCACTGCCGAGCAGGCCCGCACGTACGCCGTCGACCGCGCCGCCAAGGGTGCCGCACGTGCTTGA
- a CDS encoding LacI family DNA-binding transcriptional regulator, with protein sequence MVTIADVARRAGVSTSTVSDVLNGRTSASDATRRRVQRSVAELGYHPIAGAKALAGRRSHIIALAMPLRTDMYLPVMMEAAVCVTTTARRHAYDVVLITSDEGPEGVRRVAASGLADGVILMAVELDGPRIQVLREQGTSSATAPGSTNGTTGTPNAPSQGRRAAGNHRVRGAARGGGLRVGTVQGTGPGRHPWFQHPPANSPDGIAQGVDVVHGAPTPFDARRFDRSS encoded by the coding sequence ATGGTGACCATCGCCGACGTGGCCCGGCGCGCGGGCGTCTCGACCAGCACGGTAAGTGACGTGCTCAACGGCAGGACCTCAGCGTCCGACGCGACCCGGCGCCGTGTGCAGCGCTCCGTGGCCGAGCTCGGCTACCACCCCATCGCCGGCGCCAAGGCGCTGGCCGGCCGCCGCTCGCACATCATCGCGCTGGCCATGCCGCTGCGCACCGACATGTACCTCCCGGTCATGATGGAGGCCGCCGTCTGCGTCACCACTACCGCCCGCCGTCACGCCTACGACGTCGTGCTGATCACGAGCGACGAAGGTCCTGAGGGCGTGCGGCGCGTTGCGGCGAGCGGTCTCGCGGACGGCGTGATTCTCATGGCCGTCGAGCTCGACGGCCCGCGCATCCAGGTACTGCGGGAGCAGGGCACTTCATCGGCTACGGCTCCCGGATCTACGAACGGCACGACGGGTACGCCGAACGCACCCTCGCAGGGTCGCCGAGCGGCTGGGAACCACCGGGTTCGTGGTGCAGCACGAGGAGGTGGCCTCCGTGTCGGGACCGTCCAGGGAACTGGGCCGGGACGCCACCCGTGGTTTCAGCACCCACCAGCCAACTCCCCCGACGGCATCGCTCAAGGGGTTGATGTTGTCCACGGGGCTCCTACTCCTTTTGATGCTCGACGTTTCGACCGTAGTTCGTGA
- a CDS encoding ThuA domain-containing protein has translation MTSVKQALVVRGGWNGHVPVAATDRYVTTLKADGYAVTVSGTLDSYLDEELLAATDLVVQCWTMGEITGPQAEGLSRAVRAGTGLAGWHGGIVDAFRAETRYQIMTGGQFVHHAREFTTFEVRPVPGKDDHPVLAGIAPFTVTTEQYYLHVDPAIEVLAVAGYGPDPDHPELVGTPVPVTWAKRWGAGRVFVTTLGHNFADLEVPEVDTMIRKGMAWATR, from the coding sequence GTGACGTCTGTCAAGCAGGCCTTGGTCGTCCGCGGGGGCTGGAACGGGCACGTCCCCGTGGCCGCCACCGACCGCTACGTCACGACACTCAAGGCGGACGGCTACGCAGTGACCGTCTCCGGCACGCTCGACAGCTACCTCGATGAGGAGCTGCTGGCCGCCACGGACCTGGTGGTGCAGTGCTGGACGATGGGCGAGATCACCGGCCCGCAGGCGGAGGGCCTGAGCCGGGCCGTCCGGGCGGGGACCGGTCTGGCCGGCTGGCACGGAGGCATCGTCGACGCGTTCCGCGCCGAGACCCGCTATCAGATAATGACGGGCGGCCAGTTCGTGCACCACGCACGGGAGTTCACGACCTTCGAGGTGCGTCCGGTGCCGGGAAAAGACGATCATCCGGTGCTGGCCGGGATCGCACCCTTCACCGTCACCACCGAGCAGTACTACCTGCACGTGGATCCTGCGATCGAGGTACTCGCCGTCGCCGGGTACGGCCCCGATCCCGACCATCCCGAACTCGTCGGCACGCCGGTGCCGGTCACCTGGGCCAAGCGCTGGGGCGCGGGCCGGGTGTTCGTCACCACCCTCGGACACAACTTCGCCGACCTGGAGGTTCCCGAGGTCGACACGATGATCCGGAAGGGCATGGCATGGGCGACCCGTTGA
- a CDS encoding Gfo/Idh/MocA family protein → MGDPLTERPAALRIGLVGAGQISGAYLRTLPTLANLSVTAVADLDAARARAVAATVPGARATTVNELCTADDVDLVLNLTVPAAHAEVAHAAIAAGKHVYGEKPLAATTAEARSVLDAAEAAGVRVGCAPDTVLGAGVQTARAVLDGGELGTSVAATAFMTVPGPELWHPAPEFYYRPGGGPLFDMGPYYLTALVTLLGPVRKVVGMTSASRSERTVGHGPRAGTTFPVEVATHVTGVLEHASGALSTLVMSFDVWAAGLPHIEIYGTQGSLSVPDPNYFDGPVRLCRAGAETKDWEDVPVRGGYPGAERGYGIADLAAAHASDTPHRADGGLAYHVLEVMEALLVTAEAGQPVHITSTLVRPAAVPPQAGRAFAAHTGH, encoded by the coding sequence ATGGGCGACCCGTTGACGGAACGCCCCGCAGCCCTGCGGATCGGGCTGGTCGGCGCCGGACAGATCAGCGGCGCCTATCTGCGGACCCTCCCCACGCTGGCGAATCTGAGCGTCACGGCCGTCGCCGACCTGGACGCGGCCCGCGCCCGCGCCGTCGCGGCCACCGTCCCCGGCGCCCGCGCCACGACCGTCAATGAGCTGTGCACGGCCGACGACGTCGACCTCGTCCTCAACCTGACCGTCCCCGCCGCCCACGCCGAGGTCGCCCATGCCGCGATCGCCGCGGGCAAGCACGTCTACGGCGAGAAGCCCCTGGCCGCAACCACGGCTGAGGCCCGATCCGTCCTCGACGCGGCCGAAGCGGCGGGGGTACGGGTGGGCTGCGCGCCGGACACCGTCCTGGGCGCGGGCGTGCAGACCGCCCGCGCGGTGCTGGACGGCGGGGAGCTCGGCACATCCGTCGCCGCGACCGCCTTCATGACGGTCCCTGGCCCTGAACTCTGGCACCCGGCACCGGAGTTCTACTACCGGCCGGGCGGCGGACCGCTGTTCGACATGGGGCCGTACTACCTCACCGCGCTCGTCACCCTGCTCGGTCCGGTGCGCAAGGTGGTCGGCATGACCTCGGCCTCGCGGTCCGAGCGCACCGTCGGCCACGGCCCGCGCGCGGGCACCACATTCCCGGTGGAGGTGGCCACCCACGTGACCGGCGTTCTGGAGCACGCGAGCGGGGCCCTGTCGACGCTGGTGATGTCGTTCGACGTCTGGGCAGCGGGCCTGCCGCACATCGAGATCTACGGAACGCAAGGCTCGCTGTCCGTCCCCGACCCGAACTACTTCGACGGCCCGGTGCGCCTCTGCCGGGCCGGCGCGGAGACCAAGGACTGGGAGGACGTCCCCGTGCGGGGCGGCTACCCGGGCGCCGAGCGCGGCTACGGCATCGCCGACCTGGCAGCCGCCCACGCCTCCGACACCCCGCACCGCGCGGACGGCGGCCTCGCCTATCACGTCCTGGAGGTCATGGAGGCGCTGCTCGTCACGGCCGAAGCCGGACAGCCGGTCCACATCACCAGCACCCTCGTGCGGCCGGCTGCCGTACCGCCGCAGGCGGGCCGGGCGTTCGCCGCGCACACCGGCCACTGA